A single window of Neisseria chenwenguii DNA harbors:
- a CDS encoding type IV pilin protein, whose translation MKQIHPQTRLSGFTLTELLVTLAITGILATVAYPLYRDHVRAANLRAAHAALLENAQFMERFYAQRGSFKANSTTWPELPVKEAGGFCIRLNGNPRGARADKFMLKAVAKDHEGEPRVLKLDGGLSAVLCGRSDSRCTDGKAYFGGGGDKECRPFG comes from the coding sequence ATGAAACAGATTCATCCGCAAACACGGCTTTCCGGCTTTACCTTGACGGAACTGTTGGTCACGCTGGCCATTACCGGCATTTTGGCGACGGTTGCCTATCCGCTCTATCGGGATCATGTCCGTGCTGCGAATCTGCGGGCTGCCCATGCGGCGCTGTTGGAGAATGCGCAGTTTATGGAGCGGTTTTATGCGCAGCGGGGGAGTTTTAAGGCGAATTCGACGACCTGGCCGGAGTTGCCGGTTAAGGAGGCGGGCGGATTCTGTATCCGTTTAAACGGAAATCCGCGTGGGGCGCGGGCGGATAAGTTTATGCTGAAGGCGGTGGCGAAGGATCATGAGGGCGAACCGCGGGTGCTGAAGCTGGACGGGGGTTTGTCGGCGGTGTTGTGCGGGCGTTCGGACAGCCGGTGTACGGACGGGAAGGCGTATTTCGGCGGGGGCGGGGATAAGGAGTGCCGGCCTTTCGGGTAA
- a CDS encoding NAD(P)H-dependent flavin oxidoreductase — MQHDFAPLNIRGKSLIPIVQGGMGVGVSASRLSGAVARENGIGTIASVDLRHLHDDLLAESKINPNEEKYTKLNRIALDREIQKARENSAGNGLIAVNVMKALKDHAAYVRQACESGADAIVMGAGLPLDLPEMTEGFHKDVALLPILSESRGINIVLKRWMKKGILPDAIVIEHPAHAAGHLGAATVDGVNDAKFDFKRVIEETMEVFKNLGLESEKIPLILAGGMANFEKVKTALKTWGANAVQIGTAFAVTEEGDAHLNFKKTLAGAETEKVVEFMSVAGLPARGVRTKFLDSYIKRETKLQSAAKADPRRCTQGLNCLTSCGLRDGLPKAGQFCIDIQLSAAFRGEVDKGLFFRGKDPLPFGQAIRTVQETIQYLLNGRMPAL; from the coding sequence ATGCAACACGATTTCGCCCCCTTGAATATCCGCGGAAAATCCCTGATTCCCATCGTTCAGGGCGGTATGGGTGTCGGCGTTTCCGCCTCACGCCTCTCGGGCGCAGTAGCGCGTGAAAACGGCATTGGCACAATCGCCAGCGTGGATTTGCGCCATCTTCACGACGACTTGCTGGCCGAGTCCAAAATCAATCCGAACGAAGAAAAATACACAAAACTCAACCGTATCGCGCTCGACCGCGAAATCCAAAAAGCGCGCGAAAATTCGGCGGGCAACGGCCTGATTGCGGTGAACGTGATGAAGGCGCTGAAAGACCATGCTGCGTATGTCCGCCAAGCCTGCGAATCGGGCGCAGATGCGATTGTGATGGGTGCAGGGCTACCACTGGATCTGCCTGAGATGACCGAAGGTTTCCACAAAGATGTGGCGCTGCTGCCGATTTTGTCGGAATCACGCGGCATCAATATCGTGCTGAAACGCTGGATGAAAAAAGGCATTCTGCCCGACGCGATTGTGATCGAACACCCCGCCCACGCCGCCGGCCATTTGGGTGCGGCGACGGTGGACGGCGTGAACGACGCCAAATTCGACTTCAAGCGCGTGATTGAAGAGACGATGGAAGTGTTTAAAAACCTCGGTTTGGAAAGCGAAAAAATCCCGCTGATTCTCGCCGGCGGCATGGCGAATTTTGAAAAAGTCAAAACCGCGCTGAAAACTTGGGGCGCAAACGCCGTGCAGATCGGCACCGCTTTTGCCGTGACCGAAGAAGGCGATGCGCACTTAAATTTCAAAAAAACGTTGGCCGGCGCGGAAACGGAAAAAGTGGTCGAATTCATGTCGGTGGCCGGCCTACCCGCTCGCGGCGTGCGCACCAAATTCCTCGACAGCTACATCAAACGCGAAACCAAACTGCAATCTGCCGCCAAAGCCGACCCGCGCCGCTGCACGCAGGGGCTGAACTGCCTCACCAGTTGCGGCCTACGCGACGGCCTGCCGAAAGCAGGGCAATTCTGTATCGATATCCAGCTCTCCGCCGCCTTCCGCGGTGAAGTGGATAAAGGATTGTTTTTCCGTGGAAAAGACCCGCTGCCGTTCGGCCAGGCCATCCGCACCGTTCAGGAAACCATCCAGTATTTGCTCAACGGCAGAATGCCTGCGTTGTAA